The following are encoded in a window of Methanobacterium sp. genomic DNA:
- a CDS encoding 30S ribosomal protein S8e has product MAIWQGTSVRKPSGARAKSNRNKRKKEFGRQAAETKIGDRKIKTIRTKGGNEKIRLTNEQKINVVNPKTQKVDLADIIRVVENNANAHFVRRNIITKGAVLETSAGKVKVTSRPGQDGIINGIIVE; this is encoded by the coding sequence ATGGCGATATGGCAAGGAACATCCGTGAGAAAACCAAGTGGTGCGCGGGCGAAAAGTAATCGTAACAAAAGGAAAAAGGAATTTGGCAGACAAGCTGCTGAAACCAAAATCGGAGACCGGAAAATTAAAACAATCAGAACCAAAGGTGGTAACGAAAAAATCCGGCTCACCAATGAACAGAAAATTAACGTAGTCAACCCTAAAACCCAAAAGGTTGACTTGGCCGATATAATACGTGTAGTGGAAAACAATGCCAATGCTCACTTTGTGAGAAGAAACATCATCACTAAAGGGGCAGTCCTAGAAACCAGTGCAGGTAAAGTTAAGGTGACCTCACGACCTGGACAAGATGGTATAATTAATGGAATAATCGTTGAATAA